CAACCAAAAAAAATCGCAAAAAAAGACCAGCCCAATCAGCAGACATGCTGGTAAATGTGCTCATGCTGGCACTTTCGGTGCTGGTACTGACGTTTATCTGGTCCTTCTGGAATCGTCACACCAACAATCGAAATGTTGCTGAAGAGATGCGCTATTATGCGGAAATCCCTGAAGAAGCCACGCCTGAAACCTTGATTGCCAAGCAAAAATACACCAAGGTCAGTGTTGAAATCCTTAATGGCTGCGGTATCGGTGGTGTGGCGGCAATGTTTAAAGACATCGTGCATGCAAAAACATTTGATGTGTTGAACACGGAAAATGCAGCTCATTTCCACTACGACAATACCCTCATTATTGCCAGGACTGACAACATAGATGCTGCTTTTAAACTCGCAGAAGAATTAGGGATCAGTCGAGAATATGTCAGTAAAGACCCCGATGCCAGTCTCTCCGTGGATATCACCATGATAATCGGTCACGACTATAAGTCGGTCCCTGCCTATAAAGAGAAAAAGTCGTAAGTATTGCCCTTGTGCGTCTTAGCCCAGCCCTCCCTAAATAAAAAAAATGAAATGATCTATGGCTGATAATTACTCAGATTCAAAAAAACTTGCTCTTGAGATTGGCGAACTCGCCCTTCAGAAGAAAGCAAATCGTGTCAAAATACTGGATGTTCACAAAATCACCTCCATGACTGATTTTTTTGTGATCTGTTCTGGTAACTCAGATGTTCAGGTCAAGGCTATCACCGATCACATTGTAGATGAGATTGCTGAAGTTGAACGCCCCTTTAA
The window above is part of the Candidatus Neomarinimicrobiota bacterium genome. Proteins encoded here:
- the rsfS gene encoding ribosome silencing factor, with the translated sequence MADNYSDSKKLALEIGELALQKKANRVKILDVHKITSMTDFFVICSGNSDVQVKAITDHIVDEIAEVERPFNREGYDSREWILLDYINVVVHVFHEASRDFYDLERLWIDAEITELIEDENAPGAETPLFDNL
- a CDS encoding LytR C-terminal domain-containing protein: MAKVLNSKSSKQSRRATKKNRKKRPAQSADMLVNVLMLALSVLVLTFIWSFWNRHTNNRNVAEEMRYYAEIPEEATPETLIAKQKYTKVSVEILNGCGIGGVAAMFKDIVHAKTFDVLNTENAAHFHYDNTLIIARTDNIDAAFKLAEELGISREYVSKDPDASLSVDITMIIGHDYKSVPAYKEKKS